One part of the Bacteroidia bacterium genome encodes these proteins:
- a CDS encoding MBL fold metallo-hydrolase, translated as MSILKISDRIFQVKLKYVNAFILLEDNGLTIVDTGYSGSFKTLLKGIDQLGFSGKNVNRIIVTHCHPDHTGELHQAKVYFNAPVFMHTNDAELVEEGRAGRVPYVVTPGIINRLVYLTKIQRVPINIAPTPVEEKLNSGDEISLLGGIYIVHTPGHSLGHISLLFKEEGILIAGDICANVMKLGLSPVNEDPEIAIQSIYKVTQFDFHKACFGHGKPIWEDARRKLKEQFLR; from the coding sequence ATGTCAATTCTGAAAATCTCTGATCGAATTTTCCAGGTAAAATTAAAGTATGTGAATGCCTTCATTCTCTTGGAAGATAATGGATTAACCATAGTCGATACTGGCTATAGTGGTAGCTTTAAAACACTTCTCAAAGGAATAGATCAATTGGGATTTTCTGGAAAAAATGTGAATCGAATTATTGTTACCCATTGTCATCCTGATCATACTGGGGAACTACATCAAGCGAAAGTATACTTTAATGCCCCGGTATTTATGCATACCAATGATGCTGAATTGGTAGAAGAGGGTCGGGCTGGAAGAGTGCCTTATGTAGTTACACCAGGAATAATAAATCGATTGGTATACCTTACAAAAATACAAAGAGTGCCTATAAATATCGCTCCAACCCCCGTTGAAGAAAAACTCAATAGCGGTGATGAAATTTCTCTGTTGGGTGGTATCTATATAGTTCATACACCTGGTCATTCATTAGGCCATATTTCACTCTTATTTAAAGAAGAAGGTATACTAATTGCCGGAGACATATGCGCTAACGTCATGAAGTTGGGTCTCTCCCCAGTGAACGAAGATCCCGAAATAGCTATACAATCTATTTATAAAGTAACTCAGTTTGATTTTCATAAAGCTTGTTTCGGTCATGGTAAACCGATATGGGAAGATGCGAGAAGGAAATTGAAAGAACAGTTCTTAAGATAG